In the Flagellimonas sp. MMG031 genome, one interval contains:
- a CDS encoding membrane or secreted protein yields MKLVLVTIGLLALAFAGIAIKIWGKKDGEFAGTCASQSPFLNKDGEACGFCGKLPEEQDCKKDTVTQTQ; encoded by the coding sequence ATGAAGTTAGTATTGGTTACCATTGGACTTTTAGCACTTGCTTTTGCAGGTATCGCCATTAAGATTTGGGGTAAAAAAGACGGAGAATTTGCCGGAACCTGTGCAAGTCAAAGCCCTTTTTTGAACAAAGATGGAGAAGCATGTGGATTTTGCGGAAAACTTCCCGAGGAGCAGGACTGCAAAAAAGATACGGTGACCCAGACCCAATAA